One Aegilops tauschii subsp. strangulata cultivar AL8/78 chromosome 2, Aet v6.0, whole genome shotgun sequence genomic window, TGCTGTTGCCCCAGCGGTTATTTGAGACTTCCTTGAACTTGAATATGTCTTGACTTGTTGTTGGATGCTTGGTGCTGTTGCTTTATAGTATAAAGCTGGGGGGTTGGGGGATCCTTTTTCGTAGGTTCGGTTAATGGAGTTTATCTCTAATTGTACTAATTGTTTTCTTTTCCATACAATTCTGAACCAAAACTACACATGGCACAACCTTCTGTGATTAGTTCCATTGATAACGAGTAGCCATAGAGTTCCATTCACAATTTACTTGAAATTTTGTTTTGATGGATAAACAAAATAGGAAGCTAGCAAACTTATTTAACGAGATAAGCAAACtatgtacttgatgacataagcaAACTTGTTCAACCCTGACAAACAGGACATAAACAAACTGGTTCAACTCTGACACACATGACATAAACAAGGTGGTTTAACCCAAGATAAGCAAATTACAAATTTCAAACAACAAGATAAAGGACAAGCACAAGCGCAAGCAACACGAAGGCAGACTTTGATGTCTCCTCATCCCGCAAAGTGGCAGTCGTAGAAGGTGTCTTCTTCCTGCTCTTTTGAAATTTCCAAACCTGTTTTGATGTTGTCAATTATCCTCCATGACTTGTAGGTGGCGTACGCATCTATTGCTACGTACTCGATGAGGTAATTTGGCAGTGGGCTGTCCCCCCACAGTTTATGGTATGCCTGCTTgtcgatcttcttcttcatcttgctGTAGAATGGGTGGATGACGCTGGCTGCAACATCAGCCAAGGAGTCGTACGGTTTTCCGTTGTATGGAACTCTCCAGTTGCGTTGAATGTTGATGTGCTTGTTGGGGTTTATCTCCAAACCAGACATCTTCAGCTTGTCCTTGTCATTTTTAATGCTGAAACCGGCAAAGGTGAACAACTTCTCCTCCTGTAGGAGCGCTTTGAGGCGCTTTGGCCTGCTAGGGGAGAGACAAGTGATGAATACATGGAGTACTAGTGTTTGTTTTTCAAGATTTAATCTTCTGTTTTTACGGTTTACAAGTGATGAATACATGGAGTACATGCTTATACAGTATAAGTCATGGATGAATGTAGTTCAGAAACTAGTACACAAAGTTCTGAAATTAAAATCAAGTACACCATGTTATTTTTCTTTTTGGAATATATAGTTGAGTCAATGATCTATTTGCTTTCTTAGTGCTAGTTtagttttattttgttgagtaaAATAACATATACCTCTTCTTCACCAAGTTCTTAAGTTTTTTTGGTGGTGAAAATAAAACCAGACCAAGTTCAGAAACTACTTCACTACATCAAATTCAGAAATTACACTAATGAATCAAGATGAGAAACTGCACTGGTACATCAAGCTCACAAATTAATCTTGTGCAACAATTTCAGATATTAATCAAGTGCATCAGGTTCAAAATATACTCTAGTGCATCTACTTTGAGGAACTGCACTAGTGCATCCATTTTCACAAACTACACTAGTACATCTAGTTGGAAACTAGTCAAACGAAATTTCGAGGGAGCAGTATTGATGAATGGAAGAGGGTGAATGAGTAGGATTTTTCACCATCTTGTGGCCGCGGCGATGTGGTACACGAGGCAGAGACCCTCCACGCTTAACTGCAGAACTGCTGCCATCTGTGGAGGTTCATCTTCTTTGGTAAACTCCACATCAACGCCGATGATGTGGGGATACTTGCTGCAGGCGCTCCTCCTGATCCTACAGATCATCTCATCGGCCTTGTCTGGTTCGCTGGTGCAGACGGCCTCCAGCGTCTCCTTGCCGTGGAGCTCAACCCCTTTGAGGGTTACGGTGTACTCGCGCTTCTCACTGGGAACGTGAACGACGTCCAGGTTGCCGCTCTGGTAGGACGTTTGGCCACAATGACGCTTGGCAGACGCTTCCTCTGCCATTACCCTCCTCCTGCGACTGCGGGCTTTGAAGAGAGATGTTTGTGGGCTGTTTGTAGAGGAGATGGAAGCGGCAATGGAGGTTCTCGAAATGAGGCAGTGATGTCGTCGATTGATTTGGGGCTTTTCACGCCTGGGATGGGGACGTGGGGGAGGCGGTTCATCTAGGACGTGGGGGTAGTGGTGGTGGGGCGCAGTTGCAATCTGTCGTGGCAACCGCGCTCTGTGCACTGCTGGGTGCATGTGCGTctgagtttagtcccaccacgGGCCTGCATCCCGGCCCATATCACTTGGTTTGTAGTCATATGCGGGCCGTGGTGTGTGAAATATCATGTTAGGTAGGTGGGATTTTTTTCTATAAAATCTTTTTTTTGCCTATGTGACATGTTGACTTATACTAAAATGACACTTCCTTTTTTAGGTACACGTGTCTTATGTGACAAGTTTAAGTTTGATAACAATGAAAAACATGTAAAACCTTGCCACATTGCCTTTCTTGGacatgtgtaaaaaaattaagttTGGAAACAATTAAAAAACATGTAAAACCTTGCATCATTGAATTTTAATTTTAAAATAAATTTGAAATATTGCAGTGAATTTGTAGACCATCTCCAAATCAACCATCTTCAACAAATTTTGGAAGTTTCGTCACATGCGTGTTTTTTTCGGTCATTAGTACAATGTGGACCATATTCAACATTTATTGCAAGTTTTGTCACGTATGTCATTTTTCGGGCATATGCGACACGAAGAAACCATTGTTAATACTTAAAAAGCAAGGACAATATTTTCTATATCTTTTGGGATATCATTGTGATATTATTGAAATCTCACATAACTCACGCGGTCCACCCCTCCCGAAATCCCGCGATTACAGCGCCTCATTCTAACCACCCGGCCATGCCATCCGCAGCTCCCATGACCGTTGCAAGATCAGATCGGAGACGCCGGGCTCACACAGATTACAGGAGTCGCCGGCCACCGCCAACCTCCATGAGGGGGCGGACTTCAGTGTTCTCCTCGCCGCCCCCTCCTCGCGGGAACGCGTCGTTTATCCTTGCCGCCGTCTACCGCGCTATAGGGGCACTTCTAGTTTGCCACACACTATCCGCGGCCATCAACTCGGCGCCGCCGTCTCCGAGAGAAGGTATTTCCTGATCGTAGCTTTTTTTAATCGTTGTCGGCCGCTCTTTTAGTAGTTGAACCCTCATAGGGTTTGCGCAACTTCACATGGTTAAGCAATTGGATACCCTTGTTAAACTACGCTTATTTTATGCATGACCAAATAGGTTGTGTGCTTAAACTCATAAGTGGATCATAAATGACCCACTTAATTTTTTTAATATTATTTGACTGCTAATTTTGTTATACATCTTTGAATTATTGTCTTCAGATTAATTGACCCGGTTTGCATCATTGCATACGAGCCAGCAATGTCAGTTTCAGATAAAAGTCTTCGTAACGGAGAAAAGCCTCGTAGAACTCAAACTTAAATTTGACAGCAAGACCATAGCCAAACAAATGTTGAGCCCATTCAAACACAAATAGGTAGCATCAATTGATACATGATCTTGCTCATGCTCTACTTTTAGCATCATTTGATACATGTTCAGTTCTTATCATAAAGTGGATATATGAACTTTTGGCAATCATGAGCATCCTCTACTTACTGCTATAACTAATGCATCCTCAGTACAAAAATTGAATTGGCAATACGGTTGTATTGGCAATCATTTGCATGATTTACTTTTGGCAAGAACTAACGCATAGTTGAGTTATAACTGGTCATAGATATGGCTGGAACATCTTGAGTTATCATCACGGTCACACAGAGACCCTAAACCA contains:
- the LOC141041359 gene encoding uncharacterized protein; translation: MAEEASAKRHCGQTSYQSGNLDVVHVPSEKREYTVTLKGVELHGKETLEAVCTSEPDKADEMICRIRRSACSKYPHIIGVDVEFTKEDEPPQMAAVLQLSVEGLCLVYHIAAATRWPKRLKALLQEEKLFTFAGFSIKNDKDKLKMSGLEINPNKHINIQRNWRVPYNGKPYDSLADVAASVIHPFYSKMKKKIDKQAYHKLWGDSPLPNYLIEYVAIDAYATYKSWRIIDNIKTGLEISKEQEEDTFYDCHFAG